A single region of the Bicyclus anynana chromosome 14, ilBicAnyn1.1, whole genome shotgun sequence genome encodes:
- the LOC112045032 gene encoding ankyrin repeat domain-containing protein 13D, with protein MPLTSEEVASRYPIHWLVWNNKYDELKNELQANKFSPEDIEKHDNRGRTPLLLAVTLGHIDTVRVLIEANADVNCEKDGWTAVQEATATGDPEMLSLVLSWRDYQRYVVQSSGIPELLNKLSLAPDFYVEMKWEFTSWVPLVSRMCPFDTYKVYKRGANVRVDTTLVGFENNRWQRGDRTYIFRGQGRSASLVELDHEAGTSGVEYFEVGGERGARDWPPPPPHVLAQRLAAPLAINYLDTDKISFERNKSGIWGWRQDKTESVNGYECKVFSANNVELVSKTRSEHLPQGERRAHTPRAPLAGLLALADSDDTSPTTPHSPLLTPDREEAPRRSKSREELRPVSWEEYFSGEPLERDVGRPRDIATKVQKFRATLWLCEDYPLELQEQIMPILDLMASISSPHFAKLKDFIQMQLPAGFPVKIEIPLFHVLNARITFGNIFATESPVPHVECIQEGARLACVLDDQCFAVGRGYADAAAPDERLGCDDEGLLQYAIQQSLMEAGTHDDQVDVWEALRGARSTSPVPPRRPAPPALLDHEATHLQRAIEESLSSAPADARVPDACVHVDADADADADADELDADLRAALAMSAREQAALDEQLRDEQRALDEVLRLSLMDK; from the exons TTCTCTCCAGAAGACATAGAGAAGCATGACAACCGCGGAAGGACCCCCCTGCTGCTAGCTGTCACACTGGGCCACATAGACACTGTGCGGGTGTTGATAGAGGCTAATGCTGACGTCAATTGTGAAAAGGATGGATGGACGG CTGTGCAAGAAGCGACAGCGACAGGCGACCCGGAGATGCTGTCGCTGGTGCTGTCATGGCGCGACTACCAGCGCTACGTGGTGCAGTCCAGCGGCATCCCCGAGCTGCTGAACAAGCTCAGCCTCGCGCCGGACTTCTATGTTGAGATGAAGTGGGAGTTCACCAGTTGGG TGCCGCTGGTGTCCCGCATGTGTCCCTTCGACACGTACAAGGTGTACAAGCGCGGCGCCAACGTGCGCGTCGACACCACGCTCGTGGGCTTCGAGAACAACCGCTGGCAGCGCGGCGACCGCACCTACATATTCAGAGGACAGG GTCGCAGCGCCAGCCTGGTGGAGCTGGACCACGAGGCGGGCACCTCGGGGGTGGAGTACTTCGAGGTGGGCGGCGAGCGCGGCGCGCGCGActggccgccgccgccgccgcacgTGCTGGCGCAGCGCCTCGCCGCGCCGCTCGCCATCAACTACCTGGACACGGATAAAATCAGCTTCGAGAG AAATAAAAGTGGTATTTGGGGTTGGCGTCAAGACAAAACAGAGAGCGTCAACGGCTACGAGTGCAAAGTGTTCAGCGCCAACAACGTGGAGCTGGTCTCCAAGACCAGGTCGGAGCACCTGCCCCAGGGGGAGCGGCGGGCGCACACGCCCCGCGCGCCGCTCGCCGGCCTGCTGGCGCTGGCCGACAGTGACGACACCAGCCCCACTACCCCCCACTCTCCGCTACTGACTCCTGACAGG GAAGAGGCCCCGCGGAGGAGCAAGTCGCGCGAGGAGTTGCGGCCGGTGTCGTGGGAGGAGTACTTCTCCGGCGAGCCGCTGGAGCGCGACGTGGGGCGGCCGCGCGACATCGCCACCAAGGTGCAGAAGTTCCGCGCCACCCTGTGGCTGTGCGAGGACTACCCCCTGGAA CTGCAAGAACAGATAATGCCGATCCTGGATCTAATGGCGTCGATATCGTCGCCGCACTTCGCCAAATTAAAAGATTTCATACAGATGCAGCTACCAGCCGGATTCCCTGTCAAAATTG AAATCCCCCTGTTCCACGTGCTGAACGCGCGGATAACTTTCGGCAACATCTTCGCGACGGAGTCCCCCGTGCCGCACGTGGAGTGCATCCAGGAGGGCGCGCGCCTGGCGTGCGTGCTGGACGACCAGTGCTTCGCCGTGGGGCGCGGGTACGCCGACGCGGCGGCGCCCGACGAGCGGCTCGGCTGCGACGACGAGGGCCTGCTGCAGTACGCCATTCAGCAGAGCCTCATGGAGGCCGGCACGCACGACGACCAG GTGGACGTGTGGGAGGCGCTGCGCGGCGCGCGCTCGACGTCGCCGGTgccgccgcgccgccccgcgccgcccgcgctgcTGGACCACGAGGCCACGCATCTGCAGAG AGCGATCGAAGAGTCGCTGTCGAGCGCCccggcggacgcccgcgtgccGGACGCGTGCGTGCACGTGGATGCGGACGCGGACGCAGACGCGGACGCGGACGAGCTGGACGCGGACCTCCGCGCGGCGCTGGCAATGTCCGCGCGCGAGCAGGCGGCGCTCGACGAGCAGTTGCGGGACGAACAGAGGGCGCTGGACGAAGTGTTGCGACTCTCGCTGATGGATAAGTAA